One Pseudomonadota bacterium DNA window includes the following coding sequences:
- the thiS gene encoding sulfur carrier protein ThiS, with product MIAAYINGAIKEIETGTTVSALVIDLDIAHKKIALEINGEIISRSQFKSQILQDGDQIEIVMAVGGG from the coding sequence ATGATTGCTGCGTATATCAATGGAGCTATTAAGGAAATAGAAACTGGAACAACCGTATCCGCCCTCGTCATAGACCTGGATATTGCACACAAAAAAATTGCACTAGAGATCAACGGAGAAATAATTTCCAGAAGTCAGTTTAAATCTCAAATATTACAAGATGGTGATCAAATAGAAATCGTTATGGCTGTAGGTGGCGGTTAA
- a CDS encoding thiazole synthase, which produces MDLLKIGTRSFESRLIIGTGNYRSFEETGDAIQESGAEIVTVSIRRTNLGQNASEANLLDFIDLKHTTLLPNTAGCYTANDAVRILRLARELLDGHDLVKLEVLGDPQTLFPNVSETLVAADQLVKDGFQVMVYTSDDPIIAKQLENLGCVAIMPLASLIGSGMGILNPWNLSIIIENLNVPVIVDAGVGTASDAVIAMELGCDAVLMNTAIAAAQDPIMMARAMKNAVQSGRDAFRAGRMPKKLYRASPSSPTAGMIPPASKK; this is translated from the coding sequence ATGGATCTTTTAAAAATTGGCACTCGATCTTTTGAAAGTCGCTTAATCATCGGCACTGGTAACTATAGATCCTTCGAGGAAACGGGCGACGCAATTCAAGAAAGTGGGGCAGAAATAGTTACTGTCTCCATACGTCGAACAAATCTCGGACAGAATGCATCAGAAGCAAACCTACTCGACTTTATTGATCTTAAACACACAACATTACTTCCAAACACCGCTGGCTGCTATACCGCAAATGACGCCGTACGCATACTCAGGCTCGCGCGCGAACTACTAGACGGACATGATTTAGTTAAGCTGGAGGTTTTAGGAGACCCACAAACACTGTTCCCCAACGTATCCGAAACATTGGTTGCAGCTGATCAACTCGTAAAGGATGGCTTCCAAGTAATGGTGTATACGTCGGATGACCCAATAATTGCTAAACAGCTCGAAAATTTGGGTTGCGTCGCGATCATGCCACTTGCTTCATTGATTGGATCCGGAATGGGGATTCTCAACCCTTGGAACCTCAGCATTATTATTGAAAACCTTAACGTGCCGGTGATTGTAGACGCAGGGGTCGGTACGGCATCGGACGCAGTAATTGCGATGGAACTAGGGTGTGATGCAGTACTTATGAATACCGCAATTGCAGCAGCACAAGATCCCATCATGATGGCGCGCGCGATGAAGAATGCGGTTCAATCTGGCAGAGACGCTTTTCGTGCCGGCAGAATGCCGAAGAAGCTATACCGCGCGTCACCAAGTTCACCCACGGCGGGGATGATACCCCCAGCATCTAAGAAATAA